One genomic segment of Phycisphaerales bacterium AB-hyl4 includes these proteins:
- a CDS encoding S8 family serine peptidase, producing the protein MVRFVLALAVVVLTANFCSGSSLPFNDPLHEQQWYLRAMRFDAAWAALEARDVARKPVVVAVVDSGFDLDHPDLAENMLPGFNIVDGSDVVDALTSHGTGTAGPIGAISNNALGISQAAWTAQVMPIRVTNREDGRARTADINAAIRHAADAGAQVINVSYGGVQLDSVNAAARYAQERGAVVIMPAGNEGRYQGDWKRQPSVLAVGAIGRNGQRASFSNHGSFVDFVAPGQGVTSLYPNQGYARWNGTSFASPLVASAAALVVAANPELTPMQVAEVLRQAVVVDGDQMEADMLPGVIDAARAVELAVAIAEGVMDAPAVAMADATASAGGVDEARWQTHAAAREAELLQSPQGYVTHIYSTRAQ; encoded by the coding sequence ATGGTGCGATTTGTCCTTGCTCTGGCGGTTGTCGTACTGACGGCCAATTTCTGCTCAGGAAGCAGTTTGCCATTCAATGATCCGCTGCACGAGCAGCAGTGGTATCTGCGCGCGATGCGTTTCGACGCGGCGTGGGCAGCGCTGGAAGCGCGGGATGTGGCGCGGAAACCGGTGGTGGTGGCGGTGGTGGATTCGGGTTTCGACCTGGATCACCCAGATTTGGCGGAGAACATGCTGCCGGGGTTCAACATTGTGGACGGCAGCGATGTGGTGGACGCCCTGACGTCACACGGGACTGGCACGGCTGGGCCGATCGGGGCAATCTCCAACAATGCCCTGGGGATCAGCCAGGCGGCGTGGACCGCGCAGGTGATGCCGATTCGTGTGACCAATCGCGAAGACGGCCGGGCGCGGACGGCGGACATCAACGCGGCAATCCGCCACGCCGCCGACGCGGGGGCGCAGGTGATCAATGTCAGCTACGGCGGCGTGCAACTGGACTCGGTGAACGCGGCAGCGCGGTATGCCCAGGAACGTGGGGCGGTTGTGATCATGCCTGCGGGCAATGAAGGGCGATATCAAGGCGATTGGAAGCGTCAGCCAAGCGTGCTCGCGGTCGGCGCGATCGGTCGCAACGGGCAGCGGGCATCGTTTTCCAACCACGGCTCGTTCGTTGATTTCGTCGCGCCGGGGCAAGGTGTGACGAGCTTGTACCCGAATCAAGGGTATGCACGCTGGAATGGTACGAGCTTTGCAAGCCCGCTTGTGGCGTCGGCGGCGGCGCTGGTGGTGGCGGCAAATCCGGAGCTGACGCCGATGCAGGTGGCGGAAGTACTGCGTCAGGCCGTGGTTGTGGATGGTGATCAGATGGAAGCGGACATGCTGCCGGGCGTGATCGACGCGGCGCGGGCGGTGGAACTGGCGGTGGCAATCGCGGAAGGCGTGATGGACGCGCCGGCGGTGGCGATGGCGGACGCGACGGCGTCGGCGGGCGGTGTGGACGAAGCGCGTTGGCAGACGCACGCGGCGGCGCGGGAGGCGGAGTTGCTTCAATCGCCACAAGGGTACGTGACGCATATCTATTCGACGCGAGCGCAGTGA
- a CDS encoding GNAT family N-acetyltransferase, with amino-acid sequence MHLNTTAPITRPIRLRPFRDDDANAVASLLAQSEPMVGPVPPNPLTAADVEADYFTQPPNHLWIAEIDGIVVGVAGLQHEQPMIARLTQLCIDDAWEDADIPEQLLIAAVQHCHYFGYLKLVAQTTWPTAQIINLFARCGLRYTRHRGDIDDASCLLEFYVDLYRQNGQAHFTPAPPAKPATSRQSQAVALR; translated from the coding sequence ATGCACCTGAACACCACCGCTCCCATCACCCGCCCGATCCGCCTCAGGCCATTCCGCGACGATGATGCCAACGCTGTCGCAAGCCTTTTAGCCCAAAGCGAGCCTATGGTCGGTCCCGTCCCGCCCAATCCGCTCACCGCCGCCGACGTCGAGGCTGACTATTTCACGCAGCCGCCCAACCACCTCTGGATCGCCGAAATCGACGGCATCGTCGTCGGCGTCGCCGGCCTCCAGCACGAACAACCCATGATCGCGCGCCTTACACAACTCTGCATCGACGATGCATGGGAAGACGCTGATATCCCCGAGCAACTCCTGATCGCCGCCGTCCAGCACTGCCACTACTTCGGCTACCTCAAACTCGTCGCACAGACCACCTGGCCCACGGCTCAGATCATCAACCTGTTCGCCCGCTGCGGGCTCCGCTACACACGTCATCGCGGCGACATCGATGACGCCTCCTGCCTGCTGGAGTTCTACGTCGACCTCTACCGGCAAAACGGTCAGGCCCACTTCACGCCTGCGCCCCCTGCCAAGCCCGCGACTTCACGCCAGTCGCAGGCCGTTGCCCTGCGATGA